In Chryseobacterium gotjawalense, the following are encoded in one genomic region:
- a CDS encoding AAA family ATPase, translating into MIQPQFNDLNKPETVINHIAEFQNELELQKENKGIFKVKTANQWIEEAKSSPIPLMLFGELWHDSELCILFADTNLGKSILAVQIADSISKGKSISGFKMEAEKQPVLYFDFELSAKQFEIRYAVKNEAEKTFEQHYTFDFNFKRVEINPDAEIPEGSDFESYLNKSLEQSITETGSKILIIDNLTYLKNETEKARDALPLMKHLKALKSKYGLSILALAHTPKRDLSKPITRNDLQGSKMLINFVDSCFTIGESYTDKHLRYVKQIKARNTEIIYDTENVVVYQIQKPFNFLEFEFVSFGTEREHLKELSEKDRESTIEKAKELSQKGFSQRSIAAELHISLGAVNKYLKL; encoded by the coding sequence ATGATACAGCCACAATTTAACGACCTTAATAAACCTGAGACGGTTATAAACCATATTGCTGAATTTCAGAATGAACTTGAATTACAAAAAGAGAATAAAGGTATTTTTAAAGTAAAGACTGCTAACCAATGGATAGAGGAAGCAAAGAGCAGCCCTATACCTTTGATGTTATTTGGTGAGTTATGGCACGATAGCGAACTATGTATTTTGTTTGCTGATACTAATTTAGGAAAGTCAATTTTAGCCGTACAGATTGCGGATAGTATAAGTAAAGGCAAAAGTATTTCAGGGTTTAAAATGGAAGCGGAAAAGCAACCAGTCTTATATTTTGATTTTGAACTTTCAGCAAAGCAGTTTGAGATTAGATATGCCGTAAAGAATGAAGCTGAAAAAACATTTGAACAGCATTATACTTTTGATTTTAATTTTAAAAGAGTAGAAATAAATCCTGATGCTGAAATACCTGAGGGCAGTGATTTTGAAAGTTATCTAAATAAATCATTAGAGCAAAGTATTACTGAAACAGGTTCGAAAATTCTCATTATTGACAATCTTACATATCTTAAAAATGAAACCGAAAAGGCAAGAGATGCTTTGCCATTAATGAAGCATTTGAAAGCCTTAAAAAGCAAATACGGCCTCTCTATTTTAGCCCTCGCACACACCCCGAAAAGAGATTTGTCAAAACCAATAACACGCAATGACTTGCAAGGCAGTAAAATGCTTATCAATTTTGTAGATAGTTGCTTCACAATTGGAGAGAGTTATACTGATAAACATTTAAGATATGTGAAGCAGATTAAAGCCCGTAACACGGAGATAATTTACGATACCGAAAATGTAGTTGTATATCAAATTCAAAAGCCTTTCAATTTTCTTGAGTTTGAATTTGTGAGTTTTGGAACTGAAAGAGAACACCTAAAAGAACTCTCAGAAAAAGACCGTGAAAGTACTATTGAGAAAGCAAAAGAATTGAGTCAAAAAGGATTCTCACAAAGAAGCATTGCAGCAGAGTTACATATTTCATTAGGTGCAGTTAATAAATATCTAAAATTATAA